One Deltaproteobacteria bacterium HGW-Deltaproteobacteria-4 genomic window carries:
- a CDS encoding tyrosine--tRNA ligase yields the protein MISVEEQLAIIRRGAVEVLVETELAEKLRAAEKTGIPLRIKAGFDPTAPDLHLGHTVLIQKLKHFQNLGHQVLFLIGDFTGMIGDPTGKNETRKPMTREQLLQNAETYREQVFKILDPEKTKVVFNSEWFGPMSAADLIGLAARHTVARMLERDDFHKRFAGQQPIAIHEFLYPLVQGYDSVALHADVELGGTDQKFNLLVGRELQKQMGQRPQDILTMPLLEGLDGVNKMSKSLKNYIGITESPKEIYGKLMSISDTLMLRYYELLSNVDLAGLQQVRAGVENQQGGAHPMESKKALAREIVARFHGSAAALRAEEEFVQQFKQKEVPDDIPVYHLASTEPVWICTLLSASGTLASNGEGRRLIQQGAVKLNGEKVGSADLEIPPVGEFILQAGKRKFVKIVFAENK from the coding sequence ATGATCAGTGTTGAAGAACAATTAGCGATCATCCGCCGTGGTGCGGTCGAAGTTCTGGTAGAGACGGAGTTGGCCGAGAAGCTGCGCGCGGCTGAGAAGACTGGGATTCCTTTGCGGATCAAGGCCGGTTTTGACCCTACCGCTCCCGACCTCCATCTTGGTCATACTGTCCTGATTCAGAAGCTCAAGCATTTTCAGAATCTCGGTCATCAGGTGCTCTTTCTGATCGGTGACTTTACCGGAATGATAGGCGATCCAACCGGCAAGAATGAAACGCGCAAGCCCATGACCCGCGAGCAGTTGTTGCAAAATGCCGAGACTTATCGTGAGCAGGTCTTTAAGATCCTTGATCCGGAGAAGACAAAAGTCGTTTTTAACAGTGAGTGGTTCGGTCCGATGTCGGCGGCCGATCTCATCGGTCTGGCCGCCCGACATACGGTGGCCCGGATGCTGGAGCGAGACGACTTTCACAAGCGTTTTGCCGGCCAGCAGCCGATTGCCATCCATGAGTTCCTGTATCCGCTGGTACAGGGCTATGATTCGGTGGCGCTGCATGCCGATGTCGAGCTCGGCGGCACGGACCAGAAGTTCAACCTCCTTGTCGGTCGCGAGCTGCAGAAGCAGATGGGGCAGCGTCCTCAGGATATTCTGACCATGCCCCTCCTAGAAGGGTTGGACGGCGTCAACAAGATGAGCAAATCGCTGAAGAACTACATCGGTATCACTGAGTCGCCGAAAGAGATCTACGGCAAACTCATGAGTATCAGTGACACCTTGATGCTCCGCTACTATGAACTCCTCTCCAATGTTGACCTCGCCGGCTTACAGCAAGTTCGTGCTGGGGTCGAAAATCAACAGGGTGGCGCTCATCCCATGGAGAGTAAGAAGGCATTGGCCCGGGAGATCGTGGCTCGTTTTCACGGATCGGCGGCAGCGTTACGTGCTGAAGAAGAGTTTGTTCAACAGTTCAAGCAGAAAGAGGTGCCCGACGATATTCCGGTCTATCATCTCGCTTCAACGGAACCGGTCTGGATCTGTACCCTCCTCAGCGCCAGTGGCACTTTGGCTTCGAATGGCGAAGGGCGGCGGTTGATTCAACAAGGTGCTGTGAAGTTAAATGGTGAAAAGGTCGGCAGTGCTGACCTTGAAATACCCCCGGTCGGCGAGTTTATTCTCCAGGCCGGGAAGCGCAAATTTGTAAAAATCGTCTTTGCTGAAAATAAATAA
- a CDS encoding TIGR00282 family metallophosphoesterase: MKLLFIGDIVGRPGRYALTHALGRLVDRHCVDLVIANGENAAAGFGLTAEVAREIFAAGVDVITSGNHIWDKKEVFGLFEKEPRLLRPANYPPGLPGKGGGVFKTAGGVKIGVINLEGRAFMNNLDCPFRAADALIEELSAQTRILFVDFHAETTSEKISLGHYLDGRVTAMVGTHTHVQTADERILPGGTAYLTDVGMTGSRDSVIGIRKEEAIERFLTQLPIRFEVAKKDPWLCAALVTIDEASGKAQAIERVQVAVD, encoded by the coding sequence TTGAAGCTCCTCTTTATTGGTGATATTGTTGGCCGCCCAGGGCGTTATGCCCTGACTCATGCTCTTGGACGTTTGGTCGATCGCCATTGTGTTGATCTGGTCATTGCTAATGGCGAAAATGCCGCAGCTGGTTTTGGCTTGACGGCAGAGGTAGCGAGGGAGATCTTTGCGGCCGGCGTCGATGTCATCACCTCCGGGAATCATATCTGGGATAAAAAAGAGGTCTTTGGCCTTTTCGAAAAAGAGCCGAGGTTGTTGCGCCCGGCAAATTATCCTCCGGGATTGCCGGGGAAGGGGGGCGGGGTCTTCAAGACAGCGGGTGGGGTCAAGATCGGCGTGATCAATCTCGAAGGCCGCGCCTTTATGAATAATCTCGACTGCCCTTTTCGGGCGGCGGATGCCCTTATTGAGGAGCTTAGTGCGCAGACGAGGATTCTGTTTGTCGATTTTCATGCCGAGACGACGAGTGAAAAGATCTCCCTCGGCCACTACCTTGATGGCCGTGTTACGGCGATGGTCGGCACTCACACTCATGTCCAGACTGCCGACGAACGGATTCTGCCTGGTGGCACTGCTTATCTGACTGATGTCGGCATGACCGGCAGCCGCGATTCGGTCATCGGTATCCGCAAAGAGGAAGCGATCGAGCGCTTTCTGACCCAGTTACCGATCCGCTTTGAAGTTGCCAAGAAAGATCCCTGGCTCTGTGCGGCATTAGTGACCATCGATGAGGCCAGTGGCAAAGCCCAAGCGATCGAGCGCGTTCAGGTGGCTGTTGACTAG
- the rny gene encoding ribonuclease Y: MKIELAYIILIVVGALAVGVAIGSLVWRRFAGAHLANAESEAKMLLEGARQKAELLVKEADVTVKDVVLEAKAEWEKESRELRKEITGQEKRLQQKEENLDRKGALQDQRDEEFAKKEKQVAQFEEQVRSREKEITQLVTEQSRKLEEIAGLSAEEAKQRLIESMESEARHDAAKKIKLIEDEARESADKKAKEILALAIQRYAGEYVAEKTVSVVPLPTDEMKGRIIGREGRNIRAIEAATGIDLIIDDTPEAVIISGFNPVRREVARLSLERLIADGRIHPARIEEVVQKATIDVDNTIREAGEQATFDVGVHGIHPEIIKTLGRLKFRTSYGQNVLQHSLEVAFLCGIMASELGLNVKQAKRAGLLHDLGKAVDHEIEGSHAVIGADIARKYGESPQIVHAIAAHHEDEKPESILAILVQAGDALSGARPGARREMLETYVKRLEELERIGTSFPGVTSCYAIQAGREIRIMVSSEQISDEQSFLLAKDVARKIENEMTYPGQIKVNVIRETRATEFAK; this comes from the coding sequence TTGAAGATAGAACTCGCATATATAATACTTATTGTTGTCGGGGCGCTGGCAGTTGGCGTTGCTATCGGCTCACTGGTTTGGCGTCGATTTGCGGGTGCACATCTCGCAAATGCTGAGAGTGAGGCGAAGATGCTCCTCGAAGGGGCTCGCCAAAAAGCGGAATTATTGGTGAAAGAGGCCGATGTCACCGTCAAGGATGTTGTGCTGGAAGCCAAGGCGGAATGGGAAAAGGAATCCCGTGAACTGCGTAAAGAGATCACGGGGCAGGAAAAGCGTCTGCAACAAAAGGAGGAGAATCTCGATCGCAAGGGCGCCCTCCAGGATCAGCGTGACGAAGAGTTTGCCAAGAAGGAGAAGCAGGTTGCGCAATTCGAAGAGCAGGTGCGCAGCCGCGAAAAGGAAATCACTCAACTAGTTACCGAACAATCCCGGAAATTGGAAGAAATTGCCGGACTGAGTGCAGAGGAAGCTAAGCAGAGGCTGATTGAGTCGATGGAGAGCGAAGCCCGGCACGATGCGGCGAAAAAGATCAAGCTCATCGAAGACGAGGCGCGCGAGAGCGCCGATAAAAAAGCCAAGGAAATTCTTGCTCTGGCCATTCAGCGCTATGCCGGTGAATATGTCGCCGAGAAGACCGTCAGCGTCGTACCGCTGCCGACCGATGAAATGAAGGGGCGGATCATCGGCCGCGAAGGGCGGAACATCCGCGCTATCGAAGCAGCGACCGGTATTGACCTGATTATCGACGACACCCCGGAAGCGGTGATTATCTCCGGTTTCAATCCGGTGCGGCGTGAAGTTGCCCGTCTTTCCCTTGAACGACTCATCGCTGATGGTCGCATTCACCCGGCCCGGATTGAGGAAGTGGTACAAAAGGCGACGATCGACGTCGACAACACCATTCGTGAGGCAGGCGAACAGGCAACCTTTGACGTCGGTGTGCATGGTATCCATCCGGAGATTATCAAGACCCTCGGTCGCCTCAAGTTCCGGACCTCTTATGGGCAGAACGTTTTGCAGCACTCTCTGGAAGTAGCCTTCCTTTGTGGCATCATGGCGTCGGAGTTGGGGCTCAATGTCAAGCAGGCAAAGCGCGCCGGTTTGTTGCATGATCTCGGCAAGGCGGTCGACCATGAAATTGAAGGGTCGCATGCCGTCATTGGCGCAGATATAGCCCGCAAATACGGCGAGAGCCCGCAAATCGTCCATGCCATTGCCGCTCATCACGAAGATGAAAAGCCCGAGTCGATCCTGGCGATCCTTGTACAAGCCGGAGATGCTCTCTCCGGGGCTCGTCCTGGCGCCCGGCGTGAGATGCTGGAGACTTATGTCAAGCGCCTGGAAGAGCTTGAGCGTATCGGTACTTCCTTCCCCGGAGTGACGAGTTGCTATGCGATTCAGGCCGGCCGTGAGATTCGCATCATGGTTTCGAGTGAGCAGATCTCGGACGAGCAGTCTTTTCTCCTTGCCAAAGACGTTGCCCGCAAAATTGAAAATGAAATGACCTATCCCGGTCAGATAAAAGTCAATGTCATCCGTGAAACTCGCGCCACTGAATTTGCGAAGTAG
- a CDS encoding 5-formyltetrahydrofolate cyclo-ligase has product MSKNAIRKRILSRRDALSPLEIVSLSQEIAAEFLSSAVYAAASTLALYCSIRSEVVTSGIFAAAVEAGKCVLYPRTVGTTLEFVAVETLESLVASRFGICEPSSGEKLPLSKIDLLVLPGVAFDKQGIRLGYGLGCYDRALAAEGRPTLVGLAYDFQVIASLPHEKHDIPVDIVVTERKILSMYPAASFGTPY; this is encoded by the coding sequence ATGTCCAAGAACGCCATCAGAAAAAGAATACTAAGTCGGCGCGATGCTTTGTCGCCGCTGGAGATTGTCTCTCTGAGTCAGGAGATCGCGGCTGAATTTTTGTCCAGTGCTGTTTATGCTGCAGCTTCGACACTGGCTCTATACTGTTCGATTCGTTCTGAGGTTGTAACCTCCGGCATCTTTGCCGCCGCTGTTGAAGCGGGCAAATGCGTCCTTTATCCCCGCACCGTTGGCACTACTCTGGAGTTTGTTGCTGTTGAGACTCTGGAGTCACTGGTGGCGAGTCGTTTCGGCATTTGTGAGCCGAGCTCGGGTGAGAAGTTGCCGTTGTCAAAGATTGACCTGCTCGTTCTGCCGGGGGTGGCCTTTGATAAACAAGGGATTCGTCTCGGCTATGGTCTGGGCTGCTATGACCGTGCTTTGGCCGCAGAGGGCCGACCAACTTTAGTGGGCCTGGCCTATGATTTTCAAGTCATTGCTTCTTTGCCGCATGAGAAGCATGATATTCCTGTCGATATCGTTGTGACCGAAAGAAAGATTCTGTCCATGTACCCTGCGGCGTCGTTTGGAACGCCGTATTAA
- a CDS encoding cell division protein ZapB, with protein MFAVAIQRLEFRIEELVDAYKKLKIENRSLVGERDDLLRERQFMREELDRILSRFAKIDEESP; from the coding sequence ATGTTCGCCGTTGCAATTCAGCGTTTAGAATTCCGCATTGAAGAACTTGTCGATGCCTATAAGAAGCTGAAAATTGAGAATCGCTCTTTAGTTGGTGAGCGGGACGACTTGCTCCGGGAGCGACAGTTTATGCGTGAGGAACTTGATCGAATCTTGTCGCGTTTTGCCAAGATTGACGAAGAATCACCGTGA
- a CDS encoding signal recognition particle-docking protein FtsY, which translates to MFGLFDKIKNGLAKTRNAVLGRMDALLYGRNQIDAELLEEIEEILIGADVGMKMTTEIMAALEARRRAGALKDAAAVKEVIRETIRVRLQQVQENLQVSTPGGPHVIMVVGVNGVGKTTTIGKLAHRYLQAGRKVTLGAGDTFRAAAAEQLAIWGERAGVDVIRHAEGADPAAVAFDAARAAVARKQDILIFDTAGRLHTKVHLMEELKKIRRILAREIDGAPHETLLVLDAATGQNALNQVRLFRDAVAVDGVILTKLDGTARGGIVIAISSELGLPVRYIGIGEGLEDLRPFVADEFVEAIFASE; encoded by the coding sequence ATGTTTGGTCTTTTCGATAAAATCAAGAATGGTTTGGCCAAGACCCGTAATGCTGTTCTCGGGCGGATGGATGCTCTTCTGTATGGTCGGAATCAGATCGATGCGGAATTGCTGGAAGAGATCGAGGAGATCCTCATCGGTGCCGATGTCGGGATGAAGATGACAACGGAGATTATGGCCGCTTTGGAAGCGCGCCGTCGCGCCGGTGCGCTCAAGGATGCCGCCGCGGTCAAAGAGGTGATTCGCGAAACCATCCGTGTCCGCCTTCAGCAGGTCCAGGAGAATTTACAGGTCAGCACCCCGGGTGGGCCGCACGTGATTATGGTTGTCGGGGTGAACGGGGTCGGCAAAACGACGACAATCGGTAAGCTCGCCCACCGGTATTTGCAGGCCGGGCGCAAGGTGACTCTGGGTGCTGGCGATACTTTTCGTGCTGCCGCCGCTGAGCAACTGGCGATTTGGGGTGAGCGGGCCGGCGTCGACGTTATTCGTCATGCCGAAGGGGCTGACCCCGCGGCAGTGGCCTTTGATGCCGCGCGTGCCGCCGTTGCCCGGAAGCAGGATATTCTCATCTTCGATACGGCCGGGCGTTTACATACCAAGGTTCACCTCATGGAGGAACTCAAGAAGATCCGGCGGATTCTGGCGCGGGAGATCGACGGCGCCCCGCACGAAACCCTGCTCGTCCTTGATGCGGCGACCGGGCAGAATGCCCTGAATCAGGTGCGACTCTTTCGCGATGCGGTCGCTGTTGACGGGGTGATTCTGACCAAACTCGACGGCACTGCGCGCGGTGGGATTGTCATTGCCATAAGCAGCGAACTCGGTTTGCCGGTACGTTATATCGGCATAGGTGAAGGGTTGGAAGATTTGCGTCCCTTTGTTGCCGATGAGTTTGTCGAAGCGATCTTTGCCTCAGAGTGA
- a CDS encoding GTPase-activating protein, with amino-acid sequence MKEDLSLLMASVPGALGAILVDWEGEAVDHVAGMDDYELKVLGAYSGAILMNLRATVDRFDDDDLEEMVVSTATMQMIVRFVTRDYFLVFTARKEEETLGRALFEVRRCALRLRDDIL; translated from the coding sequence ATGAAAGAAGATTTGTCCCTGCTCATGGCCAGCGTCCCCGGCGCTCTCGGTGCGATTCTTGTCGACTGGGAAGGCGAGGCCGTCGATCATGTCGCTGGTATGGATGATTATGAACTCAAGGTCCTCGGTGCTTACAGCGGCGCCATCCTTATGAATCTCCGTGCCACCGTCGACCGTTTTGACGACGATGACCTCGAAGAGATGGTCGTTTCAACCGCGACCATGCAAATGATTGTGCGTTTCGTCACTCGCGACTACTTTCTCGTCTTTACTGCACGCAAGGAGGAAGAGACTCTGGGGCGCGCTCTTTTTGAGGTGCGGCGTTGTGCTCTGCGCCTGCGCGACGACATCCTTTGA
- the smc gene encoding chromosome segregation protein SMC: MRIKRIEIVGFKSFVDKSILDLEGGITAVVGPNGCGKSNIIDAIRWAMGEQSAKNLRGQGMEDVIFGGCESRKPLGMAEVSLIFANEEGRGPVAFRDYAEIMVTRRLFRSGESDYLINKTPCRLLDISELFMDTGVGARAYSIVEQGKIGMILSAKAEDRRYLIEEAAGVTKFKSRKKTALRKIEATRQNLLRISDIVSEVRRQLGALKRQAQKAERFREYREELKAIELYFARQRYDALRAEEAANSSAAVEQTHLLEGCLAELTASEAQMEEFRLVQVAAEREVAAGQERLYHLSAEIQKSEDRHALAGREIESQQLQVERLRLESVEVAERLVECDREEVQQQGGSESLSQELLIVQGKLDQGQRDLEAAQNSAQSTEAQLEAARTRLYALLTELSRFGTEHDNAERRLRAQQERFARNRQETMTVQETLAVAQEQSSAAQTALVALRQQRIDLQGEKAAALEQVRTYKGKIERNEESLLHSRESFNQVKSRLESLQRLEQELEGYGSGIKTVLRDQRLAQSFTGMLADLIDVPGEIEVALEAVLGERLQTLLPPDLQTATAALELLRERGGRSSFLLPTIPACTTSAFTGGQALSAMITPQTTVRERIDRLLDGIYLVESLDPYLATSDLPLGVILVTPRGESFNWRGELNGGANSGLSDGLLHKKREIRELAIALKDCEAAVTTLVAEREELRTQLQQFEVLVNDLAAALHHLELKLVNLEKDLTRWQQDVSRCDDRLEVLNLEEDQLHEEQQGLELQLSAASSGRSAKEAERSEFETLVRTLQVEGDRRRHEVEVEREALTRIRVAAASLKERVEGSRRQAERLLKLRQELHGRQLLLTARVDEGRLALESLQQERQRLQVEMELLLRRRSEEQKRFDTLRVAFDMRTAEIESREETLKDLRNQLQGVRDLLSRQQLRLREIELEIEHLRDSLIDRFRCDLEELMAVAGAADFDLEKAPQRQAFLRRAIEEIGVVNLMAIDEYRELDERYQFLSRQQEDLKQSLEGLQTAINKINRTTRKRFRETFDLVNVKFQEIFPRLFRGGKAELRLTDEEDLLETGIDIIVQPPGKKLQNVSLLSGGEKALTAVALIFSIFLVKPSPFCILDEVDAPLDEANIGRFNEMVKEMAAISQFVIITHSKRTMEIADILYGVTMEEPGVSKLVSVNLQL, encoded by the coding sequence ATGCGTATTAAGCGAATCGAAATCGTTGGTTTTAAATCTTTTGTCGACAAGTCCATCCTCGATCTGGAGGGAGGGATTACCGCAGTGGTCGGTCCCAATGGCTGTGGTAAGAGTAATATTATCGACGCTATCCGCTGGGCGATGGGGGAGCAGAGTGCCAAAAATTTGCGCGGGCAGGGGATGGAAGATGTCATCTTCGGCGGTTGCGAAAGTCGCAAACCCTTGGGGATGGCGGAGGTTTCGCTGATCTTTGCCAACGAAGAAGGGCGCGGGCCGGTCGCCTTTCGTGATTATGCCGAAATCATGGTCACCCGCCGTCTGTTTCGTAGCGGCGAGAGTGACTACCTGATCAATAAAACCCCCTGTCGGCTCCTTGATATCAGCGAACTCTTCATGGATACCGGCGTCGGCGCCCGTGCTTATTCAATCGTCGAGCAGGGGAAGATCGGCATGATCCTCAGCGCCAAAGCCGAGGATCGCCGTTATCTCATCGAAGAAGCGGCCGGGGTCACCAAGTTCAAGTCGCGTAAAAAAACGGCGCTGCGCAAGATCGAGGCGACGCGGCAGAATCTGTTGCGCATCAGCGATATTGTCAGTGAAGTCCGGCGCCAGCTCGGCGCCCTCAAGCGTCAGGCGCAAAAGGCCGAACGCTTTCGCGAATATCGTGAAGAGCTCAAGGCGATAGAGCTCTATTTTGCCCGGCAGCGCTATGATGCCCTGCGCGCTGAAGAGGCCGCGAACAGTAGTGCAGCGGTGGAGCAGACTCACCTCCTGGAAGGATGTCTTGCCGAGTTGACCGCTAGTGAAGCGCAGATGGAGGAGTTCCGCCTGGTGCAGGTCGCGGCGGAGCGGGAGGTGGCAGCCGGGCAGGAACGCCTGTATCATCTCTCCGCTGAAATCCAGAAGAGTGAAGATCGTCATGCCCTGGCTGGTCGCGAGATCGAGAGCCAACAGTTGCAAGTCGAGCGCCTTCGTCTTGAAAGTGTGGAGGTTGCAGAGCGCCTCGTTGAATGTGACCGTGAAGAGGTGCAGCAGCAGGGAGGAAGTGAATCGCTCAGTCAGGAACTCCTCATTGTGCAGGGGAAGCTCGATCAGGGGCAGCGTGATCTCGAAGCGGCACAGAATTCAGCCCAAAGTACGGAAGCGCAGCTGGAAGCGGCGCGTACCCGCCTTTATGCTCTGCTCACCGAACTTTCCCGTTTCGGCACTGAACATGACAATGCTGAACGCCGCTTGCGTGCGCAGCAGGAGCGATTTGCCCGCAATCGTCAGGAAACGATGACGGTTCAGGAAACCCTTGCCGTAGCTCAGGAACAAAGCAGCGCCGCGCAGACGGCCCTGGTGGCCTTGCGCCAGCAGCGCATTGACTTGCAGGGGGAGAAGGCCGCCGCACTGGAGCAGGTGCGCACCTATAAAGGCAAGATCGAGAGGAACGAAGAAAGCTTGCTGCACAGCCGGGAAAGTTTCAACCAGGTCAAGTCGCGTCTCGAATCGCTACAGCGATTGGAACAGGAGCTTGAAGGCTACGGCAGCGGCATTAAAACGGTGCTGCGCGATCAGCGTCTGGCGCAAAGTTTTACAGGCATGCTCGCCGACCTCATCGATGTTCCCGGCGAGATCGAGGTGGCCCTAGAGGCCGTCCTTGGCGAGCGCCTGCAAACCCTGCTGCCTCCTGATCTGCAGACCGCCACTGCAGCCCTGGAACTGTTGCGTGAGCGCGGCGGCCGTAGCAGTTTCCTTCTTCCGACCATCCCGGCCTGCACTACTTCAGCCTTTACGGGCGGCCAGGCCCTGAGCGCAATGATTACCCCGCAAACGACGGTGCGGGAACGGATCGACCGTCTTCTCGACGGCATTTATCTTGTCGAGAGCCTCGACCCTTACCTTGCCACCAGCGATCTCCCCCTCGGCGTTATCCTCGTCACCCCGCGTGGTGAAAGCTTTAATTGGCGCGGCGAGCTTAATGGCGGCGCCAATAGCGGTTTGAGTGATGGCCTGCTCCACAAGAAGCGGGAGATTCGTGAGCTCGCTATCGCCCTGAAAGACTGCGAAGCTGCGGTGACGACCCTGGTCGCAGAGCGGGAGGAGTTGCGCACGCAGTTGCAGCAATTCGAAGTTCTGGTCAATGATCTTGCCGCTGCGCTGCACCATCTCGAGTTGAAACTGGTCAACCTTGAAAAGGATTTGACACGCTGGCAGCAGGATGTCAGTCGTTGCGATGACCGCCTCGAGGTACTCAATCTCGAAGAGGATCAGCTCCACGAAGAGCAGCAGGGGCTGGAATTGCAACTTTCTGCTGCCAGCAGCGGACGCAGCGCCAAGGAGGCGGAGCGCAGTGAGTTCGAGACTTTGGTGCGGACGCTGCAAGTTGAGGGCGATCGCCGCCGCCACGAAGTTGAAGTTGAGCGCGAGGCGTTGACGAGGATTCGCGTGGCAGCGGCCAGCCTTAAGGAACGGGTAGAGGGGAGTCGGCGCCAGGCGGAGCGACTGTTGAAACTGCGGCAGGAACTGCACGGTCGGCAGCTCTTGTTGACGGCGCGCGTTGACGAGGGCCGACTGGCCCTGGAATCTTTGCAGCAGGAACGGCAGCGCTTACAGGTGGAAATGGAACTCCTTTTGCGCCGACGCAGTGAGGAGCAGAAGCGTTTCGATACTCTCCGGGTTGCTTTCGATATGCGCACGGCCGAGATCGAGTCCCGTGAAGAGACTCTTAAAGACTTGCGTAATCAACTGCAGGGCGTCCGTGACCTGCTCAGTCGCCAGCAGTTGCGATTGCGCGAAATCGAGCTGGAGATCGAACATTTGCGCGACTCACTCATTGACCGTTTCCGTTGTGACCTTGAAGAGTTGATGGCTGTGGCCGGTGCCGCCGATTTTGACCTCGAAAAGGCGCCGCAGCGCCAGGCTTTTCTGCGGCGTGCAATCGAAGAGATCGGCGTAGTCAATCTCATGGCCATCGACGAATATCGGGAACTGGATGAGCGCTATCAGTTTCTCAGCCGGCAGCAGGAAGATCTCAAACAGTCGCTGGAAGGGTTGCAGACCGCCATTAACAAAATCAATCGCACCACGCGCAAGCGTTTTCGCGAAACTTTCGACCTCGTCAATGTCAAATTTCAGGAGATCTTCCCCCGCCTTTTTCGCGGCGGCAAGGCGGAGTTGCGTCTGACCGACGAAGAAGATCTCCTTGAAACCGGCATCGACATCATCGTTCAGCCGCCGGGGAAGAAGTTGCAAAATGTTAGTCTCCTCTCCGGGGGAGAAAAGGCGCTGACCGCCGTTGCCCTGATCTTCTCGATCTTTCTCGTCAAGCCGTCCCCCTTTTGCATTCTTGACGAAGTCGATGCTCCTCTCGACGAAGCCAATATCGGTCGTTTTAATGAAATGGTGAAAGAGATGGCCGCTATCTCGCAGTTTGTTATTATCACGCACAGTAAGAGGACGATGGAGATTGCCGATATCCTTTACGGCGTCACCATGGAAGAACCGGGTGTTTCCAAGCTCGTCTCGGTCAATCTCCAGTTGTGA
- a CDS encoding peptidoglycan-associated lipoprotein, whose translation MNKALFIAATLLCFSLAGCTCKTAPKAIAATPVKESAIIAEESISQPKASTAVIEGAEITDRGRKSLAEIGIAIEPVYFNYDSFLLSDTSRASLVNTSQVFLQNPALKAIVAGHCDDRGSEMYNIALGEKRALSVKNYLSTLGVEADRLEVVSYGEEKPAASGFDEDSRTLNRRVEIM comes from the coding sequence ATGAATAAAGCTCTTTTTATTGCTGCCACACTTCTCTGTTTTTCACTTGCCGGTTGTACATGCAAAACCGCCCCGAAAGCCATTGCCGCTACTCCGGTTAAAGAAAGTGCGATCATTGCCGAAGAATCGATCAGTCAGCCAAAAGCATCAACTGCAGTAATTGAAGGCGCCGAGATCACAGACCGTGGCAGAAAATCTCTCGCCGAGATCGGTATCGCCATTGAACCTGTCTATTTTAACTATGATTCATTTCTGCTCAGTGATACCAGCAGAGCATCACTGGTCAATACTTCGCAGGTTTTCCTGCAAAATCCCGCCCTCAAAGCCATCGTCGCCGGGCATTGCGATGATCGCGGCTCTGAAATGTACAATATCGCATTAGGCGAAAAGCGGGCCCTTTCGGTCAAAAACTACTTGTCGACTCTCGGGGTCGAAGCAGACAGACTGGAAGTGGTCAGCTACGGGGAAGAGAAGCCCGCGGCCAGCGGTTTTGATGAAGACTCACGGACACTGAACCGTCGGGTGGAGATCATGTAG